From the Eubacterium sp. 1001713B170207_170306_E7 genome, the window AAGGAAATTGCCATGATTTTCCAGGAACCCATGACCTCTTTGAACCCGGTTTATACCGTTGGACAGCAGATTACTGAAGCGATTCTGATCCATGAGGATATGACCAAAGAGCAGGCCCGGGAACGCGCAATTCAGATGCTGGATCTCGTTAAGATCCCAGATGCCGAAAAGCGTCTTAATTCCTACCCCCATGAGTTTTCAGGCGGGATGCGCCAGCGTGTTATGATCGCCATGGCCCTGTCCTGTGACCCTGAGTTTTTGATCTGTGACGAACCGACAACCGCTCTGGATGTTACCATCCAGGCCCAGATTCTGAATCTGATCAACGAGCTCAAGGAAAAAACCGGCACCGCAGTCATGATGATTACCCATGACCTTGGGGTTATCTCTGAGGTGGCCGATAACGTTATGGTTATGTACGCGGGCCAGGTGGTTGAGTACACCGATGTGGACACCGTGTTTGAAAAGCCTCTGCACCCTTATACCCAGGGCCTGATCAGCTGTATTCCTAAGCTGGGCGGCCAGGAAGAAAAGCTTTCGACCATCAAGGGCATGGTGCCGAGCTTTAACGATATGCCGGAGGGCTGCCTGTTCTGCCCGCGATGCGAGTACGCAAAGGATATTTGCCGCAGGGAGCGTCCGGAGCTTGTCGACCTTGACGGCCACCAGGTGCGCTGCTTTAAATATACCGATGGATGGGAGGAAGAAAACTAATGGCAGAAGAAAAAAACAATGTGTTGCTGGAAGTTAAAGACCTGAAAAAGTGGTTTCCCATCAAAGGCGGTTTCGGCAAGGAAAAGTCATTTGTCAAGGCGGTGGACGGCGTCAGCTTTACCCTTAACCGCAGTGAAACCCTCGGTATCGTAGGGGAGTCCGGCTGTGGTAAATCCACCATGGGCCGTTCGGTTCTCCGTCTGATCGAGCCGACGGAGGGCCAGATCATCTACGAGGGTGAGGACATCATGACCCTGGACCGCAAGGCTCTGCGCACAAAGCGCAAGGAGTTCCAGATGATGTTCCAGGATCCTTACGCTTCGCTGAACCCGAGAATGACCGTCGGTGAAATCATCGGCGAGCCTCTGGAGATTCAGACCGATATGAACAGCAAGGAGCGCGAGGCAAAGGTCCTTGAAATCATGGACCTGGTTGGGCTTAATACTCAGTATATCCGGCGCTACCCCCACGAGTTCTCAGGCGGACAGCGCCAGAGAATCGGTATTGCCCGGGCAATTATTTTACAGCCAAAGCTTTTGGTATGTGATGAGCCCGTATCGGCCCTCGACGTTTCCATCCAGGCCCAGATCATCAATCTGATGGAGGACCTGCAGCACCATATGGGAATCGCGTTTATGTTTATTTCCCACGATCTGAGCGTTGTGCGCCATATCTCAGATAAGGTTGCGGTCATGTACCTCGGCCATATTGTCGAGTATGCGGAAAAGGACGAGCTCTACAACAACCCGTCCCATCCTTACACCATCGCGCTGTTGTCGGTTATCCCGACGGTTGAGAAAACCCAGAGGGAGAAGATCATTCTTCAGGGTGACCTGCCCAGCCCGGCCAACCCGCCGAGCGGCTGCTGCTTCCATACCCGCTGCTACAAAGCGCAGCAGATCTGTAAGGAATGCACCCCTGAGCTTAAGGATTTGGGCAACGGCCATATGTGCGCCTGCCACTTCCCGGGAAAATAGACCATTTACGATGAAGTTTGACAAAAGCCTGGAAATCCAGGCTTTTGCGCTGTATACAGGAACTTTAGCAGAATAAAGGGAGAAAGTATCTAAATGAAAATTACGAAAATCAACACAAAACGTGTCAAGATTCCTTTGGTTGAACCGTTTCATATCTCACTGGGCGTTATCACCCACGCGGAGCAGATTCTGGTGGAAATTGAAACCGATGAAGGCCTGGTGGGGATCGGCGAAGGCTCTGCCGCTGTTCTGATCAGCGGTGAAACCCTGGAAAGCATTGAAGCCGGTATCCGCATCATGGAAAAGGATATTATCGGCTGCGATCCGATGGACATTGAAAAAATCTACTGGATCATGGACCGTGCCATTGCCCACTGTCCTTCGGCTAAAACCGCCATTGACCTCGCCTGCTATGATCTGATCGGTAAAATCACAAAAATGCCGTTATACAAGGTTTTAGGGGGAAATTCCAATACCTTTGAAACAGACATGACGGTTGGGATCAACGATCCGGCTTATATGGCTGAAAAGGCGAGAACCCATGTGGCCGAAGGCTTTGACACCATCAAAACAAAGGTCGGCACCACGGTGGAGGCTGACGTGGCCCGCGTTAAGGCCATCCGCGACGCGG encodes:
- a CDS encoding dipeptide epimerase, encoding MKITKINTKRVKIPLVEPFHISLGVITHAEQILVEIETDEGLVGIGEGSAAVLISGETLESIEAGIRIMEKDIIGCDPMDIEKIYWIMDRAIAHCPSAKTAIDLACYDLIGKITKMPLYKVLGGNSNTFETDMTVGINDPAYMAEKARTHVAEGFDTIKTKVGTTVEADVARVKAIRDAVGPDVKIRLDANQGWTPKEAISVINKLADYDIELIEQPVPYHDFDGLAFVTAHSPIPIMSDESVFNSKDAMRAIKMHAVDLINIKLMKCGGIREALKINAIAEAAGVECMLGCMAEESNIGVTAAASLGAAMKNITRADLDAHLTLTDVAVKGGVIMENGKTMILPEKPGLGLER
- a CDS encoding dipeptide ABC transporter ATP-binding protein translates to MAEEKNNVLLEVKDLKKWFPIKGGFGKEKSFVKAVDGVSFTLNRSETLGIVGESGCGKSTMGRSVLRLIEPTEGQIIYEGEDIMTLDRKALRTKRKEFQMMFQDPYASLNPRMTVGEIIGEPLEIQTDMNSKEREAKVLEIMDLVGLNTQYIRRYPHEFSGGQRQRIGIARAIILQPKLLVCDEPVSALDVSIQAQIINLMEDLQHHMGIAFMFISHDLSVVRHISDKVAVMYLGHIVEYAEKDELYNNPSHPYTIALLSVIPTVEKTQREKIILQGDLPSPANPPSGCCFHTRCYKAQQICKECTPELKDLGNGHMCACHFPGK
- a CDS encoding ABC transporter ATP-binding protein gives rise to the protein MKLLEVKDLKTYFYTDEGVVKSVDGVSFSVDKGETLGVVGESGCGKSITSMSIMQLIGKPGKIVNGEIDFKGENLLNKDKEEMRKIRGKEIAMIFQEPMTSLNPVYTVGQQITEAILIHEDMTKEQARERAIQMLDLVKIPDAEKRLNSYPHEFSGGMRQRVMIAMALSCDPEFLICDEPTTALDVTIQAQILNLINELKEKTGTAVMMITHDLGVISEVADNVMVMYAGQVVEYTDVDTVFEKPLHPYTQGLISCIPKLGGQEEKLSTIKGMVPSFNDMPEGCLFCPRCEYAKDICRRERPELVDLDGHQVRCFKYTDGWEEEN